DNA sequence from the Syngnathus acus chromosome 5, fSynAcu1.2, whole genome shotgun sequence genome:
GAATTTCCAATGTTCCGAATTCATTTTAAGAAATCTTTGTCTGTTTTGCAACTGATTCCCTTTTTATCTTCTTTTTCTAGATAGCACCAAGAAGGATTCAGATTCAACACCAGTCAAGGGAGGAGCAGATATGGGTGAGAATAAAACTGGAATTTGTaaaaatttgtctttgtacTTTCCAACGTCTGTACCCAATCTGTATGTGGTTCTGCGATTTTAACAGATGAGCAGGAGGATGAGTCCATGGAAGTAACAGGAAAGGTAAAAAGTGGCAACCATAAATCTTCTACACCACTAGAAAGAATATTTCTGATCATATGAAATTGTCTCATGAGATTGTGCTGGTACCTAATTTTGTGGCCAATTTTTCTCTTCCCttaggaggaggaagagggctCCTCAAGTGTTAAGGGGGAACCAATCAAAGGCGCGGACCTTCACGAAGACAATGTGACGGAGCAGACGCATCACATCATCATACCAAGCTACGCTGCCTGGTTTGATTACAACAGGTAATACAAATCCACATAGTTTTTTGTGAGCTCACCTACTAGTGGACATGACTCATTGTGTCATTCCCTTAGTGTTCACGCTATTGAGCGCAGAGCCCTTCCAGAGTTCTTCAATGGGAAGAATAAATCGAAAACGCCAGAGATGTAAGTAGAGTCGTTTTTGCAACTCATCATTGGTTATGATTCTTGAAACATACAACGTCAAGTCATATCTTTTATATACTTGAATGTTCTCTCTGCTCCCGTTTTCAAACAGCTACCTGGCATACAGGAACTTCATGATTGACACTTACCGACTAAACCCTCAGGAGTACCTCACCTCTACCGCCTGTCGCAGGAACCTGGCTGGAGATGTCTGTGCAATCATGAGGTACGCGGTAGTGGACGATGACCATTTCCTGTTTAGGtcattgtgtgcatgtgtcacTTCTTCTAATCCAGTCTTAACTTGCAGAGTCCACGCCTTCCTGGAGCAGTGGGGCCTAATCAACTACCAGGTGGACTCAGAGAGCCGGCCCACCCCCATGGGCCCCCCACCCACTTCCCACTTCCACGTCCTTGCGGACACGCCGTCCAGTCTGGTACCCTTACAGCCCAAGACGTCACAGGTCTGTACAtgtacaacacaaacacgcggACATACACATTAGCGTTATTTATCGTGTGCGTTGTTGTAGACTCCCGCGCCCCAGCAGATAATGTCCTTCCCGGATAAAGTGAAAGATAAACCAGCCGACCTGCAGAACTTTGGGCTTCGGACTGACATGTACAGTAAGAAGATGGGCTCCGCCAAGGTATTCATCCAAAACAATCCAGATGTGATTTGTAGTCATTAGCatgaaaatgtccaaatttGAGTTGAGATACCATATTTatgatgtcatatttttttgtgcacaGAGCAAGAGTGCAGCAAGTTCTATGAGGGATTGGACAGAGCAGGAAACACTATTACTGCTTGAGGTACACCAATATGACCACTGTGACCTGTCATCACAATGCCGTTGGATATTAGAATGTAAATCTTGCTGTTTTCAGGGATTGGAGATGTACAAGGACGACTGGAACAAGGTGTCGGAGCATGTCGGCAGCCGCACGCAGGACGAGTGCATCCTTCACTTCCTTCGCCTGCCCATCGAAGACCCCTATCTGGAGGAAACCTACTCGTCCCTGGGACCGCTGGCCTATCAGCCGGTGCCTTTCAGCCAAGCAGGAAACCCCGTAATGAGCACAGTGGCCTTCCTCGCCTCGGTAGTGGACCCTCGCGTGGCCTCGGCAGCGGCTAAATCTGCTCTGGGTGAGATCTCGCCCCCAAGTAGACTTCATGCACCTCACATGCACAGACAGATTTTAGTCAGCAGTTACTTGACAATCTCCTCCCTTTCTCCTCAGAGGAGTTCTCTCGTATGAAGGAGGAAGTTCCCGCGGCCCTGGTTGAGGCTCACGTGCGGCGGGTGGAGGAGGCGGCGAGGGTCAGTGGACGACAGGACCCTCTTTACGGCCTCGAGGGGAGCGGCATTGCCGGCACTGTCTTGGAGGAAGGCGAGAGACCGGGTAGGGTGACACCTGTGTACACAATAATCCAACAAggcaatttgaaaatgttaatgGGGGTCCTAATGCTCAGATGAGAACAATGACGACAGCAAGAGTGACAGCCAGTCAAATGAGGAGAAGAAGGATACCAAGGTAGGATGCGTTTTTGGTCCCGCTTTTGTGAACGCTGGTTGATTCATGCCCCACCGCCGCCCCCTACAGGACAACAAAGATGCAGCGAATGAGGAAGACGAGAAAGTAGCAGAGAATGggaagaaagaagaggagagaggaagagaagtTGAAGGCGAGAGGGAGGTGGACAAAGCTGAGTCGGAGATGGGTAGGCAAAAATGCCGTCAGGTTACATCATTAGGTGTGATGCAGCAcctaataaatgttttttctgtcACATGCACAGAAAATCGGGTTGTCACTAAAGGTGGAAAgttgatttgaatttttttttcttcctttcagGTGACAGCGAGAAGGAGAAGGATAGAAAAGAAGGTGAGGAAGGCCAAAGGGAATCTGAAAGTGAAGTCGAAAAGAAGGCAAAGGTGGAGCGGGACGTGGGCGAGGGCAACCTGGCCACTGCCGCTGCGTCCGCGCTGGCGGCAGCGGCCGTCAAAGCGAAGGTGCGTAGACTATTAGAGCGCAAAATCATATGACTCAAATTAGGGCTTGGtaattggtaaaaaaaaaaagagcctatcttttttttttttttttttccataatcaTCCATCCCTAACTCAACTGTAGAATCTACTTTGTACCGGACTATAATTATCATTTCTGTCATTACCAGCACTTGGCTGCtgtggaggagaggaagatcAAATCTCTGGTGGCACTGCTGGTGGAAACCCAAATGAAGAAACTGGAGATTAAACTGCGGCACTTTGAGGAACTGGAAACCATCATGGATCGGGAGAGGGAGGCTGTGAGTGGTGGACTGTGAGAAGACATGTTGCTTTCCAAGGCAGAACTTATCTCTGAACGTGTGCTTGTCTGTCTCCAACActtgcagctggagtaccagcGACAGCAGCTCCTGGCCGACCGTCAGTCCTTCCACATGGAGCAGCTCAAGTACGCCGAGATGAGAGCTCGCCAGCAGCACTTCCAGCAGATCCAGCATCAGCAGCACAGCCAAGCCGGGGGTCCTCATCCTCCCCAGACCGCTTCGGTCTCCCAAGGCTCGGCCTCGGCTCAGCAATCCGCCAGCGCGCCACAGCCGGCCCCCAGCCCCGCGCCGTCGGCCtcggcgccgccgccggcctCGGAGTCCCATCCGCCTCCGGGCGCCCACGTGTCGCCCCCGTGCCCCCCCGGCCAGCCTGTGACTGGCCACTCCGGCAGCGCGCCTCCACACCACGGTCAGTGAGAAGCAAAATCACAGAGAAGCAGCTAACTGACTTTACTGCCGTtgaatcatttgaaaagagCTGCGAGCTCTTCTGATCCAATTCACATTCAAGTTTTGTGACTACAGTCAATCCAATGTTTTCTCCTGTTCTCATCATGTCACTCACAGAATCCAACACTCCTCAACCCGCCGAAACACTTCACCCCTCTGCTCTGGTTCCACCCCCACAGTAAGAATTGAAGAATTGCCgttagaaagaaagaaaaaaaaaaagcattttaatgTTTCTTATCCAACTGGACAATTGATGAAAGACAAGCTTTTTAATTTGGATCAAGAAAATTCAGATGACCAGTTTACACACTACACGGTTTGACATTTCTGGTGAACTATGAGGGTCTTGACATGTTTATGCTGGAGGAAACGAAGAGTCATCCTgttgcttttactttttttaagagTCCTAATTTAATCTCGAATCATTCCGATGTCTCTTCAGTCCCATCGTCGGTACTAATtgacatttacagtatgttatGAAAAATAATGCACTTTTAATCTTTCATTGGGTCTCGTTTTAAGACTTGAAGCATCCATGAAATTGAACTTTAGCACTTATGTAACCCTTTTACTGTCTTAAATGCCTTTTCTGAAGGATTGATTGGAACTCTTGTGTCAATTACGTGAAGACTGAAATGTTGACTGAACATAGTCTGGATGCCATTTGAAACAACGTACTGTAAACCGGATCTTCTGTTACAATTCCCATAGTATATGAGAACTGATTGCAAATACTGACAGCGTTCCCCGCCAGTTATTTCTGACAACAAGGAAATAACTTAAGTACTTTAATAATAACGTTCCAGCACTTGGAgagtaaaaataatgttttgaatTGTGAGGAATGTACTGTAGTGCTGTCTGAAAGGAATGACTGAAGCAGCAACCGCAATTTGTTCAACATTTGTGTCTATTGCtaaaccaaaatgttttttttttttttttaaatcattttatcTCACATTTATTCAGTgagttttattgttgttgtttgtggaAATGAAGAGGATTTAACCGGTTCGTTTGAAGTTACAAaatgaaggaagaaaaaaaaaaaaaagacaagagttGTGTCCTTTGATATCTGCAACAATATCCTCACTTTTTATCCAATcgatttttatattttttactgtttttCCATCGTCTTTCTTTGATATCGACATTGTAACGGAGTATTGTTACCTTTGTAGCCTCTAACTAACctttgtgtgattgtgaggACGTGTGTGAAGGCATGCCTTGAAAATCTGTAAACTTTCTTACAACCATGCAGTTTTATTTCCAGtaccattgtgtgtgtgtgtgtgtgtgcgtcttgAAGTGTAACTCATGTTTTGTCAGTATTTCACATCTCACCAGCGCTGTGAGTAAAGTTACCGACTTCTGTGTTATGACTCCATCGCGTTGACATTGTGATAAGAAAAACAGCGTTTACAGAATGTGCGTGTTCAGTTCCTGTATGTTTTCACTCGACCGAAGGAAGCAGCTCTTGCATTGATCATTCCAAAATGTCCTCAGTGACTCTTGTCTTCAATGCGTGATCAATCTGGCAGTTTGGATTCTAAAATCTGAAGAGGTTTTAATTCCACAATgttaaggggaaaaaaaataaaagtatgtgGAAAACTAATTTTGGTTTTCTCTTATTTTTGAATGTACTGGGCAAGTAGCTTGTTGTTTCgtcatttacaatatacattcatccatccatccatccattataattaaaacaaaatgcattttacatAAGCCTGGATTTTGTAATagattattaaaaaagaaatgagcaTTTCATTGTGACATAAAAACTATTTCATCACTTTGTTTCCTCACCAGCGCTCTCCCCACAGTGAAACCTGACAAAGTCCAGCACTCGGGCCTGCTGACCTTTGAGAAACTGGGCCACAGTCCTGCTGGGGTCTCCCAGGAAGGTCTGAGGCAGGAGGCGCGTCTCGCTTTCACCGCACGGCAGGTCATCCATGTTCCCAAGGGACGAGGGCGCCTCTCCCACAATGTGCTGTCCCAGTTTGCGACCCAAACTTTGctgttcttcttcttttccgcCCTGGAACACAACCAGTGCGCCATAGCGTCCCATGGCCACCTCGGTCTGGCCCGCCACTCCGCCATGAACGTATGAGCCAATGTTCCATTCAGTGGGGACGCTTACGGTCACCGCCCGCCTCACTGACATGTTCTCACCCAGGCGACCTGATCGGACAGAACAATTAGCATAAGTGTTATATAACAACGCTGGGAATCACGCAGTCGCATGAAACAATTACTGCTACTGACCTATGCTTAAAGCCACCTGATCAGCAAGGGTGGCTCCATCCGACACGTTCAGTTTGCTCAGTTCCTCAGACACTAGGAGACTCTGGAACACACGCAATGACATTCACTTTAAAtacctgggaaaaaaaaagtgtgctaTAATTGCTAATTAGCAGGTGGAGGAAGCTGTGGGCTGAAACCAAAAAGGGGTTTTGTTGATGTGCAGTTGTGTAAAGAACTATTTCTACATTTCAATTCTAAATGCGTAcctatataccgtaattttcggactataagtcgcaccggagtataagtcgcaccagccataaaatgcccaaaaaagtgaaaaaaaaaacgatatatatgtatataaatcgctcctgagtataagtcgcccccccacccaaactatgaaaaaaaaacgcgacttatagtccgaaaattacggtactttgaTTTTTAGCATATacagaatttaatttttaGTTTATGACAGCACTTATACAGGTGAGAGGCAGTTGGCATGGGAACAACAAACTCAAACATGGCCCTACCTTCATGTATCCTGTCTGACtttggcttttattttggtggtGAGCTAAGGTGGAGAAGGCGACATCTTTCACCAGCTGCTGAAACTTCTCATTGCGGGCAACAAAGTCTGTCTCGCAGTTGACCTGAATCATGaacaatattgaaaaaaaacaaaaacaaatattttatattaacttgaactttgtatttttaacaaCGATATGGAGATGGGTTCCATCCAATTCCGCTACCTCCACCATGACGGCAACTTGATCTCTCACAAAGACACCAATGAGGCCCTCCTTGGCTTTGCGACCCTCCAGCTTGTTTGCTTTGCTCCAGCCTTCCTTCTGCGCCTGTTCGTGCAGCCAAGCCTCCGCCtgacagatagacagacacaTCACGTTCGTCAACATTACGCAGCACACCAGAGCATCATGTGGGGGAAAGAAATCCAAATGCAAACCTGTGCTATGTCATTGTCAAACGTCTCCAGCGCTTTCTTGCAGTTTATAAAGGTGTACCCAGTGCTTTTTCTCAATTTGACCAGGAGGCTCTTGTCAGCCGCCAGAAGAGGATGGCATGCTGAGTGCAAAGTGTGACTGCTGACCTGAAGGTGACAGGGGGATGGCGCTCACGTGTTCCAGTGTCTTTATTGTAAATCGATGCCAAGTGCGCATAACATAATCATCCATTCAATTT
Encoded proteins:
- the smarcc2 gene encoding SWI/SNF complex subunit SMARCC2 yields the protein MAVRKKDGGPNVKYFEASDTVSQFDNVRVWLGKNYKKYIQAEPPTNKSLSSLVVQLLQFQEEVFGRHVSNPPLTKLTMKSFLDFKAGGALCHILAAAYKFKSDQGWRRFDFQNPSRMDRNVEMFMTIEKSLVQNNCLSRPVIYLSSEIEPKLLGKLKDIIKRHQGSVTEDKSASSHIVVPIPGSLEEEEWVRPVMKRDKQVLLHWGYFPDSYDTWIPANEVEASVEDAPSSEKPRKVHAKWILDLDQYNEWMNEEDYEVGEGHPKRKRISAKTLTDEVTTADERRDKKPAGAKKRKRSPSPSPTPPPQESKKKNTKKGPTTPYTKSKRGQREEEQEDLSKDLDDASPVPSSEDGNAAKTNSTKKDSDSTPVKGGADMDEQEDESMEVTGKEEEEGSSSVKGEPIKGADLHEDNVTEQTHHIIIPSYAAWFDYNSVHAIERRALPEFFNGKNKSKTPEIYLAYRNFMIDTYRLNPQEYLTSTACRRNLAGDVCAIMRVHAFLEQWGLINYQVDSESRPTPMGPPPTSHFHVLADTPSSLVPLQPKTSQTPAPQQIMSFPDKVKDKPADLQNFGLRTDMYSKKMGSAKSKSAASSMRDWTEQETLLLLEGLEMYKDDWNKVSEHVGSRTQDECILHFLRLPIEDPYLEETYSSLGPLAYQPVPFSQAGNPVMSTVAFLASVVDPRVASAAAKSALEEFSRMKEEVPAALVEAHVRRVEEAARVSGRQDPLYGLEGSGIAGTVLEEGERPDENNDDSKSDSQSNEEKKDTKDNKDAANEEDEKVAENGKKEEERGREVEGEREVDKAESEMGDSEKEKDRKEGEEGQRESESEVEKKAKVERDVGEGNLATAAASALAAAAVKAKHLAAVEERKIKSLVALLVETQMKKLEIKLRHFEELETIMDREREALEYQRQQLLADRQSFHMEQLKYAEMRARQQHFQQIQHQQHSQAGGPHPPQTASVSQGSASAQQSASAPQPAPSPAPSASAPPPASESHPPPGAHVSPPCPPGQPVTGHSGSAPPHHESNTPQPAETLHPSALVPPPQ
- the tsfm gene encoding elongation factor Ts, mitochondrial yields the protein MSLSFLFRSLSKDVAKVSSHTLHSACHPLLAADKSLLVKLRKSTGYTFINCKKALETFDNDIAQAEAWLHEQAQKEGWSKANKLEGRKAKEGLIGVFVRDQVAVMVEVNCETDFVARNEKFQQLVKDVAFSTLAHHQNKSQSQTGYMKSLLVSEELSKLNVSDGATLADQVALSIGRLGENMSVRRAVTVSVPTEWNIGSYVHGGVAGQTEVAMGRYGALVVFQGGKEEEQQSLGRKLGQHIVGEAPSSLGNMDDLPCGESETRLLPQTFLGDPSRTVAQFLKGQQARVLDFVRFHCGESAGEETK